Proteins found in one Pontibacter sp. SGAir0037 genomic segment:
- a CDS encoding DNA translocase FtsK, whose translation MAKNTYRNDTLQSGRAKNEVRGRNEPRKANAPIGDKVKKEKKSWSFKLPKFSFPSLRIGFLHDRRFKLFIGFSFLLLSFFLTIAFVSYLFTGQSDQSVVESINTAGIKESGQETENWLGLTGAWISHYFIFDLLGLGAFFLLPIIFFAGTRIVFKRVTISLSYVLGFCSFSMLWLSLTLGYIVFVTNTVDMLGYLGGGIGIETAIWLNSLIGWGTGLFLAFLMVLFLVFFFNITTLSFGKVILDTPDNERAFEKNSASSISDVLHNANRGINHTADPTASLEAEDEEEEVDELFEEDEAINRALEMELSALKPEKPEPPKPAAVPLTLELDVEGLVEEDEIAEEEEEIVEEEEETLDLQIQKVPEEEEADVISGENYDPTLDLARYQYPTIDLLTDYGVNKIQVTKEELEANKVKIVETLGHYNIGIAKISATIGPTVTLYEIVPDAGVRISKIKNLEDDIALSLAALGIRIIAPIPGKGTIGIEVPNTKKEMVSIKSILSTEKFMKSEMDLPIAFGKTITNEVFITDLAKMPHLLMAGATGQGKSVGLNAILTSLLYKRHPSQLKFVLVDPKKVELSLFNKIERHFLAKLPDSEEAIITDTKKVVNTLNSLCMEMDMRYDLLKDAGCRNLKEYNRKFVERKLNPKKGHRFMPFIVLVIDELADLMMTAGKEVETPIARLAQLARAIGIHLVVATQRPSVNVITGIIKANFPARISFKVTSKIDSRTILDAGGADQLIGQGDMLFSIGSDIVRIQCAFVDTPEVDRICDFIGEQQGYNDAYLLPEFVGDESGAEKTDFDPSSRDPLFEEAARIIVQHQQGSTSLLQRRLKLGYNRAGRLIDQLEAASIVGPFEGSKAREVLIRDEYSLEQLLNTMQ comes from the coding sequence ATGGCAAAGAACACTTACAGAAACGATACGCTGCAATCAGGGCGGGCTAAGAACGAAGTACGAGGACGGAACGAGCCTAGGAAAGCAAATGCACCAATCGGTGATAAGGTAAAGAAGGAGAAGAAAAGTTGGTCTTTTAAATTGCCAAAATTTTCTTTTCCGTCCCTTCGCATAGGTTTTTTACACGACAGGCGCTTTAAGCTTTTTATAGGATTTAGTTTTCTGCTGCTTTCGTTTTTCTTAACCATTGCCTTCGTGTCTTACCTCTTTACAGGGCAGTCAGATCAGAGTGTGGTAGAATCCATCAACACTGCCGGCATTAAAGAATCGGGGCAGGAAACGGAGAACTGGCTCGGGCTTACCGGCGCCTGGATCTCCCACTATTTTATTTTCGATTTACTCGGCTTAGGAGCTTTCTTCCTGTTGCCCATCATCTTCTTTGCCGGTACCCGCATTGTTTTTAAGCGTGTAACAATATCGCTTTCGTATGTTCTGGGCTTCTGCAGTTTTTCTATGCTGTGGCTGAGCCTTACGTTGGGTTACATCGTGTTTGTGACCAATACAGTAGATATGCTGGGTTACCTGGGCGGCGGAATCGGCATCGAGACAGCAATATGGCTTAATAGCCTCATAGGTTGGGGAACCGGGCTCTTCCTGGCGTTCCTGATGGTTCTTTTCCTGGTGTTCTTCTTTAATATTACGACACTAAGCTTCGGTAAAGTCATACTGGATACGCCAGACAATGAAAGAGCATTTGAAAAGAACAGTGCCTCTTCTATAAGTGATGTGCTGCACAATGCTAACAGAGGCATCAACCATACCGCAGACCCTACTGCTTCGCTGGAAGCTGAAGACGAAGAGGAGGAAGTGGATGAGCTTTTTGAGGAGGATGAAGCCATTAACCGTGCCCTGGAAATGGAGCTGAGTGCTCTGAAACCTGAGAAGCCGGAGCCGCCAAAGCCTGCTGCAGTGCCACTTACCTTAGAACTGGATGTAGAGGGCTTAGTGGAAGAAGACGAAATTGCAGAGGAAGAGGAAGAGATAGTGGAAGAGGAGGAAGAAACGCTGGACCTGCAGATACAGAAGGTGCCGGAAGAGGAAGAGGCCGATGTAATTTCCGGAGAGAATTACGATCCTACCCTGGACCTGGCCCGCTATCAGTATCCTACCATCGACCTGCTGACCGACTACGGCGTGAATAAGATTCAGGTAACGAAAGAGGAACTGGAGGCGAACAAAGTTAAGATTGTAGAAACCCTCGGGCACTATAACATTGGTATTGCTAAAATATCCGCCACCATTGGGCCAACAGTTACGCTCTACGAAATTGTGCCGGATGCCGGGGTGCGTATCTCCAAAATCAAAAACCTGGAAGATGATATTGCCCTTAGCCTGGCGGCTTTGGGGATACGTATTATTGCCCCGATTCCGGGCAAAGGTACGATAGGTATTGAGGTGCCGAACACGAAGAAGGAGATGGTATCGATCAAGTCGATCCTGTCTACAGAGAAATTCATGAAAAGCGAGATGGACCTGCCGATAGCTTTCGGTAAAACCATCACCAATGAAGTATTTATCACTGATTTGGCTAAGATGCCTCACTTGCTCATGGCAGGTGCAACCGGTCAGGGTAAGTCAGTTGGTCTGAATGCTATTCTTACATCGTTGCTGTACAAACGGCACCCTTCGCAGCTCAAGTTTGTGCTCGTCGATCCTAAAAAGGTGGAGCTTTCACTGTTTAATAAAATAGAGCGTCATTTCCTGGCAAAGCTGCCGGATAGCGAAGAAGCTATTATAACTGATACAAAGAAAGTTGTAAATACCCTGAACTCGCTTTGTATGGAGATGGACATGCGGTATGACCTTTTAAAGGATGCCGGATGCCGCAACCTGAAAGAATATAACCGCAAGTTTGTGGAGCGAAAGCTGAATCCGAAGAAAGGACACCGGTTTATGCCATTTATTGTGCTCGTAATTGACGAGTTGGCAGACTTGATGATGACAGCCGGTAAAGAGGTGGAAACGCCGATTGCCCGACTGGCACAGCTGGCCCGTGCCATTGGTATACACCTGGTGGTGGCTACGCAGCGCCCTTCTGTAAACGTCATCACTGGTATTATCAAGGCAAACTTTCCGGCCCGTATTTCCTTTAAAGTAACTTCAAAAATAGACTCCCGCACCATTCTGGATGCAGGTGGCGCAGATCAGCTGATCGGGCAGGGGGATATGCTCTTTTCTATCGGATCGGATATTGTGCGTATTCAGTGTGCTTTTGTGGATACGCCTGAGGTTGACCGCATTTGTGATTTTATTGGGGAACAGCAGGGGTATAACGATGCTTACCTGTTGCCTGAGTTTGTGGGCGACGAAAGCGGTGCCGAGAAAACAGATTTTGATCCGTCTTCGCGTGATCCGTTGTTTGAGGAAGCGGCACGTATTATTGTACAGCATCAGCAGGGTAGTACATCTTTGCTCCAGCGCCGACTGAAGCTGGGCTATAACAGGGCTGGTCGCCTGATCGACCAGCTAGAAGCTGCCAGTATAGTAGGCCCGTTCGAAGGAAGCAAAGCCCGTGAAGTTTTAATCCGGGACGAATACAGTTTGGAACAGTTATTGAATACAATGCAGTAG
- a CDS encoding outer membrane lipoprotein carrier protein LolA, translated as MKKLFSFLLLAFMVVNLAHAQQDPQALKILNQMSQKYKSMNAFKATFTQTLENPSAKVKETMQGDILVSGPKYRLAVSGQEIINDGKLMWTYLKDVNEVTITENDAEAESMSPSKIFDMYKKGYKYALAGTEKQGAETVDVIELAPEDRSNPIFKVRLYISQKDKTLKSWQMFRNNGNRYTYSINNFVANPTLASDTFSFNKAKYKGVSVVDLR; from the coding sequence ATGAAAAAGTTATTCTCCTTCCTGCTGCTTGCTTTTATGGTAGTGAACTTGGCACATGCTCAGCAAGACCCGCAGGCCCTGAAGATCCTGAACCAGATGAGCCAGAAATACAAATCCATGAATGCCTTTAAGGCTACTTTTACGCAAACGCTGGAGAACCCTTCGGCTAAGGTAAAGGAAACCATGCAGGGCGATATTCTGGTGAGTGGCCCTAAATACCGTCTGGCAGTAAGTGGCCAGGAAATTATAAACGATGGCAAACTGATGTGGACCTACCTGAAGGACGTGAACGAAGTAACCATTACCGAAAACGATGCAGAGGCTGAATCTATGTCGCCAAGCAAGATTTTTGACATGTATAAAAAAGGGTATAAATATGCCCTGGCAGGTACCGAAAAGCAAGGCGCAGAAACGGTTGATGTAATTGAACTGGCGCCAGAAGACAGAAGCAACCCTATATTTAAAGTGCGTCTGTATATCAGCCAGAAAGATAAGACCCTGAAAAGCTGGCAAATGTTCCGTAACAATGGTAACCGCTATACTTACAGCATCAATAACTTTGTGGCCAACCCCACCCTGGCATCAGATACTTTCAGCTTTAACAAAGCCAAGTACAAAGGTGTAAGTGTGGTAGACCTGAGGTAA
- the pyrF gene encoding orotidine-5'-phosphate decarboxylase, whose product MTREQLFEQILKKKSYLCVGLDTDPKKLPQHLLDTKDPVFEFNRQIIEATADLCVAYKPNIAFYEAQGPKGWVSLEKTLQCIPEEIFTIADAKRGDIGNTSELYARAFFETMHFDSVTVAPYMGADSVKPFLVQGGKWVILLALTSNTGSQDFQMLKLSDGNEEYLFEQVLRESASWATAGQMMYVVGATQAEYVQRVRNLVPDHFLLVPGVGAQGGSLEEISRLGMNQQCGLLVNSSRAIIYASSGTDFAEKAREAALQVQQEMEQYLEQYVQHLS is encoded by the coding sequence ATGACAAGAGAACAGCTGTTTGAGCAAATCCTGAAAAAGAAATCTTACCTCTGTGTTGGCCTGGATACAGATCCGAAGAAACTACCGCAGCACCTGCTGGATACCAAAGATCCTGTATTTGAGTTCAACCGCCAGATAATTGAAGCTACAGCTGATCTTTGCGTTGCCTATAAACCCAACATCGCTTTTTATGAAGCACAGGGGCCGAAAGGTTGGGTGAGCCTGGAGAAGACACTGCAGTGTATTCCGGAGGAGATTTTTACCATAGCAGATGCTAAACGTGGCGATATCGGTAACACATCAGAATTGTATGCACGTGCCTTTTTCGAAACCATGCATTTCGATTCAGTAACGGTGGCTCCTTATATGGGAGCAGACTCTGTAAAGCCTTTCCTGGTGCAGGGAGGGAAGTGGGTAATATTGCTCGCCTTAACTTCTAATACAGGCAGCCAGGATTTCCAGATGCTGAAGCTGTCCGATGGAAACGAAGAATACCTTTTTGAGCAAGTGCTCCGCGAAAGTGCTTCCTGGGCAACTGCCGGCCAGATGATGTATGTAGTAGGTGCCACCCAGGCGGAATACGTGCAGCGGGTACGTAACCTGGTGCCTGACCATTTCCTGCTGGTACCGGGAGTAGGGGCGCAGGGTGGTAGCCTGGAAGAAATATCCAGGTTGGGTATGAACCAGCAATGCGGGCTGTTGGTAAACTCTTCCCGTGCTATTATTTATGCCTCTTCCGGCACAGACTTCGCTGAAAAGGCACGTGAAGCGGCCTTGCAGGTGCAGCAGGAAATGGAGCAGTACCTGGAACAGTATGTGCAGCATTTGTCTTAG
- a CDS encoding DUF2851 family protein has translation MREAFLHYIWQHQYFDKSNLETAEGEPIQVLRTGFYHSDAGPDFKEALIRIGEVEWSGSVEIHIRASDWQRHRHQTDEKYNQVVLHVVWEADEAVLRTDNTSIPTLELKNRIAPAMLQKYETLQLAGGAIPCASFWPTVPDITKTMMMERALTERLELKGAEVTAMYRNNGNDWELTAYQLLCKGFGFKLNQEPFERLAKALPWQVVRRHQQQGMQVEALLFGQAGFLNEVKDEYSQQQVREFSFLSYKYSLKAQVMQRHHWNFLRMRPANFPTVRLSQLAAVLASHQHLFARLMETSDVKTYEALFRVPVSAYWQEHYDIGKSSKAVQEAIGKSSAQNLIINVVVPLLAGYAHYSQERTYLEKAVALLEKLKEDSNRTTRLYEELGWKARTAADNQAALALYKHYCAPVNCLQCAVGNKIIKQNNLSVL, from the coding sequence ATGAGAGAAGCATTTCTACACTACATCTGGCAGCATCAGTATTTCGATAAATCAAACCTGGAAACGGCAGAGGGCGAACCAATACAGGTATTGCGGACAGGCTTTTACCACAGCGATGCCGGCCCGGATTTTAAAGAGGCACTTATCAGGATAGGAGAAGTAGAGTGGTCGGGGAGTGTAGAAATACATATCAGAGCCTCTGACTGGCAGCGGCACCGGCACCAAACAGATGAGAAGTATAACCAGGTGGTGCTGCATGTGGTGTGGGAGGCTGATGAGGCTGTGTTGCGTACCGATAATACTTCCATTCCGACGCTGGAGCTCAAGAACCGGATAGCGCCGGCTATGCTGCAGAAGTATGAAACACTGCAGCTGGCAGGTGGTGCTATACCCTGCGCCAGCTTCTGGCCTACTGTGCCCGATATTACTAAAACCATGATGATGGAGCGGGCCTTAACAGAGCGGCTGGAACTGAAAGGGGCGGAGGTAACAGCGATGTACCGCAACAATGGCAATGACTGGGAGCTGACGGCTTACCAGTTGTTGTGCAAGGGCTTTGGTTTTAAGCTAAACCAGGAGCCTTTCGAACGGCTGGCAAAAGCATTGCCCTGGCAGGTAGTGCGGCGGCATCAGCAACAAGGTATGCAGGTAGAGGCGCTGCTGTTTGGGCAGGCAGGCTTTCTGAACGAAGTAAAAGATGAGTACAGTCAGCAGCAGGTAAGGGAATTCAGCTTTCTGAGCTACAAGTATAGTTTAAAAGCACAGGTGATGCAGCGGCATCACTGGAACTTTCTGCGAATGCGACCGGCAAATTTTCCGACTGTCAGGCTGTCTCAGTTAGCAGCTGTGCTGGCGAGCCACCAGCATCTGTTTGCCAGATTAATGGAAACATCAGATGTGAAAACGTATGAAGCCCTGTTCAGAGTGCCGGTTTCTGCGTATTGGCAGGAGCATTACGATATAGGCAAATCGTCTAAAGCTGTGCAGGAAGCTATAGGTAAAAGCAGTGCCCAAAACCTGATTATCAATGTGGTGGTGCCTCTATTAGCTGGTTATGCGCACTATAGCCAGGAACGAACATACCTCGAGAAAGCGGTTGCCCTGCTGGAAAAGCTAAAGGAGGATTCTAACAGAACTACCCGCCTGTACGAGGAACTTGGCTGGAAAGCCAGAACGGCTGCTGATA